Proteins from a single region of Pseudomonas phenolilytica:
- the tssH gene encoding type VI secretion system ATPase TssH: MKMINVDLQQLVQALDAPSKQDLEGAAERCVVRGGSKVLVEDLLLGLLERPDGLLKRALLDAEVDTGTLAQALQPRGERSESRNPVFSTELVQWLQDALLVASLELGQSQIDQAALILALLRNPLRYAGSHYQPLLARLDAERLRDFALSQQLQGSTGKPAAGVESNLARFTHNFTQQARDGKLDPVLCRDSAIRQMIDILARRRKNNPIVVGEAGVGKTAIVEGLALRIVSGEVPAALKGVELLCLDLGLLQAGASVKGEFERRLQGVIDEVKALSKPIILFIDEAHTLIGAGGQAGSGDAANLLKPALARGELRTIAATTWSEYKKYFEKDPALARRFQPVQLHEPSVPEAVTILRGLAPVYEKSHGIYLRDDAVTAAAELSARYLAGRQLPDKAVDVLDTACARVRISLAAAPEALERLRGEVAEGERQREAMRRDLAAGLPVDASVLERLEQRLFTAGDEIEQLESRWTRQRQLAERLLELRKRTAEARSDANEDGEAPSLDELEAELRTVQAELAVAQAEQRLVSHEVCPRLVAEVISHWTGVPLTQLAREHNAQVANFAADLRARVRGQEQAVEALDRAMRAAAAGLNKPDAPVGVFLLVGPSGVGKTETALALADLLYGGERFLTVINMSEFQEKHSVSRLIGAPPGYVGYGEGGMLTEAARQKPYSVILLDEVEKADPDVMNVFYQIFDKGVANDGEGREINFRNTLILMTSNLASERIASFCSAGQRPTAEDLELAIRPQLSQHFKPALLGRMRVVPYYPIAGEVLDELVALKLARFGERLQRRQLQFSHCPALVTHLSERCCDSDSGARLIDHLIEQHLQPLVVDRLLDAMASGEPLQRVHATLDGDGALVCEFA, encoded by the coding sequence ATGAAAATGATCAACGTCGACTTACAGCAACTGGTGCAAGCCCTGGATGCCCCCAGTAAACAGGATCTGGAAGGCGCAGCCGAACGCTGCGTGGTACGTGGCGGCAGCAAGGTTCTCGTCGAGGACCTGCTGCTCGGCCTGCTCGAGCGTCCCGATGGATTGCTCAAGCGAGCCTTGCTGGATGCCGAAGTCGATACCGGCACACTGGCGCAGGCGCTGCAACCGCGAGGCGAGCGCAGCGAGTCGCGCAACCCGGTGTTTTCCACCGAACTGGTGCAATGGCTACAGGATGCCCTGCTGGTGGCCAGTCTGGAACTCGGCCAGAGCCAGATCGACCAGGCCGCACTGATTCTCGCGCTGCTGCGCAATCCGCTGCGCTATGCAGGCAGTCATTACCAGCCATTGCTGGCCCGGCTGGATGCCGAGCGCCTGCGCGACTTCGCCCTAAGCCAGCAGCTTCAAGGCAGCACTGGCAAACCTGCCGCCGGTGTGGAGTCGAACCTAGCGCGCTTTACCCACAACTTCACCCAACAGGCCCGTGACGGCAAGCTCGATCCGGTGCTCTGCCGCGACTCGGCGATTCGCCAGATGATCGACATCCTCGCCCGGCGGCGAAAGAACAATCCGATCGTGGTCGGCGAAGCTGGGGTCGGCAAGACCGCTATCGTCGAAGGCCTGGCGCTGCGCATCGTCAGCGGGGAAGTGCCTGCGGCACTGAAGGGCGTCGAGCTGCTCTGCCTGGACCTCGGCCTGCTGCAAGCCGGTGCCAGCGTGAAGGGCGAATTCGAACGCCGTCTGCAGGGCGTGATCGACGAGGTGAAGGCCTTATCCAAGCCGATCATCCTGTTTATCGACGAGGCGCATACCCTGATCGGCGCCGGCGGCCAGGCCGGCAGCGGCGATGCGGCCAACCTGCTCAAGCCGGCACTGGCACGCGGCGAGCTGCGCACCATCGCTGCAACGACCTGGAGCGAGTACAAGAAATACTTCGAGAAGGACCCGGCACTGGCCCGGCGCTTCCAGCCGGTGCAGCTGCACGAGCCGAGCGTTCCGGAAGCCGTCACCATCCTGCGCGGGCTGGCGCCGGTCTACGAAAAGAGTCATGGCATCTACCTGCGCGATGATGCGGTCACGGCCGCCGCCGAGTTGTCGGCACGCTACCTGGCCGGCCGGCAGCTGCCGGACAAGGCCGTCGACGTGCTGGATACCGCCTGCGCGCGGGTGCGCATCAGCCTCGCCGCCGCGCCCGAGGCGCTGGAACGCCTGCGTGGTGAGGTCGCCGAAGGCGAGCGCCAGCGTGAAGCCATGCGCCGCGATCTGGCCGCCGGCCTGCCGGTCGACGCGTCTGTCCTCGAGCGACTGGAGCAACGTCTGTTCACGGCGGGGGACGAAATAGAGCAGCTCGAATCCCGCTGGACCAGGCAGCGCCAGCTCGCCGAGCGCCTGCTCGAGCTGCGCAAACGCACCGCCGAAGCCCGCAGCGATGCAAACGAGGACGGCGAGGCCCCATCGCTCGATGAGCTGGAGGCCGAGCTGCGCACCGTACAGGCAGAACTCGCCGTAGCCCAGGCCGAGCAACGACTGGTCAGCCATGAGGTCTGCCCGCGCCTGGTGGCTGAGGTGATCAGCCACTGGACCGGTGTGCCGCTGACGCAGCTGGCGCGGGAGCACAACGCCCAGGTCGCCAACTTCGCCGCCGATCTGCGCGCCCGGGTGCGCGGTCAGGAACAGGCCGTGGAAGCGCTGGATCGTGCCATGCGCGCGGCAGCGGCCGGGCTGAACAAGCCCGACGCTCCGGTGGGCGTGTTCCTGCTGGTCGGCCCCAGCGGCGTCGGCAAGACCGAAACCGCCCTCGCCCTGGCCGACCTGCTGTACGGCGGCGAGCGTTTCCTCACCGTGATCAACATGTCCGAGTTCCAGGAGAAACACAGCGTTTCCCGCCTGATCGGCGCACCTCCGGGTTACGTCGGCTACGGCGAAGGCGGCATGCTCACCGAAGCGGCGCGGCAGAAACCCTACTCGGTGATCCTGCTCGACGAGGTGGAGAAGGCGGATCCAGACGTGATGAACGTCTTCTATCAGATCTTCGACAAGGGCGTGGCTAATGACGGCGAAGGCCGCGAGATCAACTTCCGCAACACCCTGATCCTGATGACCAGCAACCTCGCCAGCGAGCGCATCGCCAGTTTCTGCAGCGCCGGGCAGCGGCCGACGGCCGAGGACCTGGAACTGGCCATCCGTCCGCAGCTGTCGCAGCACTTCAAGCCGGCCCTGCTCGGGCGCATGCGCGTGGTGCCCTATTACCCGATCGCTGGTGAGGTGCTCGACGAGCTGGTTGCGCTCAAGCTGGCACGCTTCGGTGAGCGCCTGCAGCGTCGCCAGCTGCAGTTCAGCCACTGCCCGGCGCTGGTCACGCACCTCTCCGAGCGCTGCTGCGACAGCGACAGCGGTGCGCGCCTGATCGACCATCTGATCGAGCAGCACCTGCAACCACTGGTGGTGGACCGCCTGCTCGATGCCATGGCCAGTGGCGAGCCGCTGCAGCGGGTGCATGCCACGCTGGATGGCGACGGCGCGCTGGTCTGTGAGTTCGCCTGA
- the tssG gene encoding type VI secretion system baseplate subunit TssG gives MDAAHGSATAALKPLNRGIREYSLFQGVLLVLDRLRQLNPGLDDEALYERLEFQANPSLGFPGSDIEQVQFFQEHGEWRARLRINLVSLFGAGSPLPAFYGEQALGDNEDGNPTRDFLDLFNNRLQRLLLPIWQKYRYRARFTSGAHDPFSEQLFALVGLSGEAIRSAPELNWKRLLPYLGLLSLRAHSAALIESVLRYYFKHAELNIEQCLERRVEILGEQRNRLGLANSQLGESLVLGERVRDRGGKFRIHIRQLDWNRFHEFLPIGSGYQPLCALVRFTLRDPLDYDLRLELRPDEIRELRIGADNNCRLGWTSWLGRDRADGLVTLGSKTH, from the coding sequence ATGGACGCCGCGCATGGGTCAGCAACCGCTGCTCTGAAACCGCTCAACCGCGGCATCCGCGAGTACAGCCTGTTCCAGGGTGTGCTGCTGGTGCTCGACCGCCTGCGCCAGCTCAATCCCGGTCTGGATGACGAGGCGCTCTACGAGCGCCTGGAATTCCAGGCCAACCCGAGCCTGGGCTTTCCCGGCAGTGATATTGAGCAGGTGCAGTTCTTCCAGGAGCACGGCGAGTGGCGCGCGCGCCTGCGCATCAACCTGGTCAGCCTGTTCGGCGCTGGCTCGCCGCTGCCGGCCTTCTACGGCGAACAAGCGCTTGGCGACAATGAAGACGGCAACCCGACCCGCGACTTCCTCGACCTGTTCAACAACCGCCTGCAGCGCCTGCTGCTGCCGATCTGGCAGAAGTACCGCTACCGCGCCCGCTTCACCAGCGGCGCCCATGACCCCTTCTCGGAGCAGCTGTTCGCCCTGGTCGGACTCAGCGGCGAGGCCATCCGCAGCGCGCCGGAGCTGAACTGGAAGCGCCTGCTGCCCTATCTCGGCCTGCTCAGCCTGCGCGCGCACTCGGCAGCATTGATCGAATCGGTGCTGCGCTACTACTTCAAGCACGCCGAGTTGAACATCGAGCAATGCCTGGAGCGCCGGGTGGAAATCCTCGGCGAGCAACGCAACCGCCTCGGGCTGGCCAACAGTCAGCTGGGCGAAAGCCTGGTGCTCGGCGAGCGGGTCCGCGACCGCGGCGGCAAGTTCCGCATCCATATCCGCCAGCTGGACTGGAATCGCTTCCACGAATTCCTGCCCATCGGCAGCGGCTACCAGCCGCTCTGTGCGCTGGTGCGCTTCACCCTGCGGGATCCGCTGGATTACGACCTGCGCCTGGAGCTTCGCCCGGACGAGATCCGTGAGCTGCGCATCGGCGCCGACAACAACTGCCGCCTCGGCTGGACCAGCTGGCTCGGACGCGACCGCGCCGACGGCCTGGTCACCCTGGGCAGCAAGACTCATTAA
- the tssF gene encoding type VI secretion system baseplate subunit TssF: protein MSFNHYYQSELTALRQLGKRFAERSPALAPFLGQAGRDPDVERLLEGFAFLTGRLRQKLDDELPELTHSLMHLLWPNYMRPLPAFSMLQFDPLKRPGPALTVPRNTPVESNPVQGVSCCFRTTYATEVLPLALQTLEYSVKGTGALLSLCLQMSADGHLGEIGLSHLRLHLAGEPYISQLLYLSLLRHLGGIELVPLDDQGKPLTGSDGRPLTPLQLNAKQVEPVGFAEDEALIPYPLNTFRGYRYLQEYFAFPDKFLFVDIKGLEIIQRIPDDLLKQARGLELRFDIHKAGVQRIRPTLDNVRLYCTPVVNLFPHDAIPIRLDGKQDQYLLLPAEYDAQQCGVFSVDRVTGWKPGGMGYEEYVPFESFEHDPSFDVPVARPHYSVRQQPSLLGEGQETWLSFGLRNLDQHETLSIELTCTNQNLPRQLKLGDICKPCEDTPEFLSFRNISAVTPSYAPPLQRDYLWKLISNMSLNYLSLANVEALKVILETYDLPCYYDKHAENVSRRRLGGLAHIAHQHVDRLHRGLPVRGVRTELTMNQDGFIGEGDLFLFASVLNEFFALYASLNSYHELRVQSTQGEVYQWTPRMGQQPLL from the coding sequence ATGTCTTTCAACCACTACTACCAAAGCGAACTGACCGCCCTGCGCCAGCTGGGCAAGCGCTTCGCCGAGCGGAGTCCGGCGCTGGCGCCGTTCCTCGGGCAGGCCGGGCGCGATCCGGATGTCGAGCGTCTGCTCGAAGGTTTCGCCTTTCTCACCGGGCGGCTGCGGCAGAAGCTCGATGACGAGCTGCCGGAACTGACCCACTCGCTGATGCATCTGCTGTGGCCGAACTACATGCGTCCGCTGCCAGCCTTCAGCATGCTGCAGTTCGATCCGCTGAAGCGCCCCGGCCCGGCATTGACGGTGCCGCGCAATACACCAGTGGAATCCAATCCGGTGCAGGGTGTCAGCTGCTGTTTTCGCACCACCTACGCCACCGAGGTGCTGCCTCTGGCGTTGCAGACGCTGGAGTACTCGGTCAAGGGCACCGGTGCGCTGCTCAGCCTGTGCCTGCAGATGAGCGCCGATGGTCATCTCGGCGAGATCGGCCTCAGTCATCTGCGCCTGCACCTGGCGGGCGAGCCCTACATCAGTCAACTACTCTACCTCAGCCTGTTGCGCCACTTGGGTGGCATCGAGCTGGTGCCGCTGGACGACCAGGGCAAACCGTTGACCGGCTCCGATGGCCGGCCACTGACGCCCTTGCAGCTCAACGCCAAGCAGGTCGAGCCGGTGGGATTCGCCGAGGATGAGGCGCTGATCCCCTACCCGCTCAATACCTTCCGCGGTTATCGCTACCTGCAGGAATATTTCGCCTTCCCCGACAAGTTTCTCTTCGTCGACATCAAGGGCTTGGAGATCATTCAGCGCATTCCGGATGACCTGCTCAAGCAGGCCCGCGGCCTGGAGCTGCGCTTCGACATTCACAAGGCCGGCGTGCAGCGCATCCGCCCGACGCTGGACAACGTGCGCCTGTACTGCACGCCGGTGGTCAACCTGTTCCCGCACGATGCCATCCCGATCCGCCTGGACGGCAAGCAGGACCAGTACCTGCTGCTGCCGGCCGAGTACGACGCGCAGCAATGCGGCGTGTTCTCGGTGGACCGGGTCACCGGCTGGAAACCCGGCGGCATGGGCTACGAAGAGTACGTGCCGTTCGAATCCTTCGAGCATGACCCCAGCTTCGATGTGCCGGTGGCGCGCCCGCACTACAGCGTGCGCCAGCAACCTTCGCTGCTGGGCGAAGGCCAGGAAACCTGGCTCAGCTTCGGCCTGCGCAACCTCGACCAGCACGAGACGCTGTCCATCGAGCTGACCTGCACCAACCAGAACCTGCCGCGCCAGCTTAAGCTCGGCGACATCTGCAAGCCCTGCGAAGACACCCCGGAATTTCTCAGCTTCCGCAATATCTCGGCGGTCACCCCGAGCTACGCGCCGCCGCTGCAGCGCGACTATCTGTGGAAGCTGATCAGCAACATGTCGCTGAACTACCTGTCATTGGCCAACGTCGAGGCGCTCAAGGTGATCCTCGAGACCTACGACCTACCATGCTATTACGACAAGCACGCCGAGAACGTCAGCCGGCGGCGCCTCGGCGGCCTGGCTCACATCGCCCACCAGCACGTCGATCGCCTGCATCGCGGGCTGCCGGTGCGTGGCGTACGTACCGAACTGACCATGAACCAGGACGGCTTCATTGGTGAGGGCGATCTGTTCCTCTTCGCCTCGGTGCTCAACGAATTCTTCGCCCTCTACGCCAGCCTCAACTCGTATCACGAGCTGCGCGTGCAGAGCACACAGGGAGAGGTGTACCAATGGACGCCGCGCATGGGTCAGCAACCGCTGCTCTGA
- a CDS encoding PAAR domain-containing protein has translation MSGKPAARLGDPTACPQTGHGTNPIAAGSPDVLFDGLPAARMGDASACGGAMASAVISNVLIDGKPAAVVGSVGSHGNVVVSGSGTVIIGTSGSGAAFKAPSPLTISGTFDRAFMLTTAEGRPVEGLGYRLVSASGLSRLGSTSSAGDTGNFSTGAQQEPITLYISGAE, from the coding sequence ATGTCCGGCAAACCCGCAGCCCGCCTCGGCGACCCTACCGCCTGCCCGCAGACGGGCCACGGCACCAACCCCATCGCCGCCGGCTCGCCCGACGTGCTGTTCGACGGCCTGCCGGCCGCACGCATGGGCGACGCTTCCGCCTGTGGCGGAGCGATGGCCAGCGCGGTAATTTCCAACGTGCTGATCGATGGCAAGCCGGCGGCGGTGGTGGGCAGTGTGGGGAGTCACGGTAACGTGGTGGTGAGTGGGTCGGGGACGGTGATTATTGGTACTAGTGGGAGTGGGGCGGCATTTAAAGCACCGTCTCCACTCACGATCAGTGGGACTTTTGATCGCGCGTTTATGCTGACCACTGCGGAAGGTAGACCCGTTGAAGGACTTGGCTATCGACTGGTTTCGGCCAGCGGTCTCTCTCGCTTAGGCAGCACTTCAAGCGCTGGTGATACAGGCAATTTCTCGACTGGCGCCCAGCAGGAGCCGATCACGCTGTATATCTCGGGGGCCGAGTGA
- the tssE gene encoding type VI secretion system baseplate subunit TssE, giving the protein MNGYGSLFERLGGDATRRSGWSREAAAMASVAAHLAKMLSTRAGSVQTLPDYGLPDLNDMRLSLHDSLQQARIAIERFIEAYEPRLTQVRVLSLPRTHDPLTLAFTIEGLLEVDGLKRQVSFSVSLDGSGQVKVQ; this is encoded by the coding sequence TTGAACGGATACGGCAGCCTCTTCGAACGCCTCGGCGGCGACGCCACGCGGCGCTCCGGCTGGAGCCGCGAAGCCGCGGCGATGGCCTCGGTGGCTGCCCATCTGGCCAAGATGCTCAGCACCCGAGCGGGCAGCGTGCAGACGCTGCCCGACTATGGGTTGCCAGATCTCAACGATATGCGCCTGTCGCTGCACGACTCGCTGCAGCAGGCGCGTATCGCCATCGAGCGCTTCATCGAAGCGTACGAACCCAGGTTGACCCAGGTGCGCGTACTGTCGCTGCCGCGCACCCACGACCCACTGACCCTCGCCTTCACCATCGAAGGCCTGCTGGAAGTGGATGGCCTCAAGCGCCAGGTCAGCTTTTCCGTCAGCCTGGATGGCAGCGGACAGGTCAAGGTCCAGTAA
- the tssC gene encoding type VI secretion system contractile sheath large subunit: MTTSAAAVEHGNHLAEGGILDRIIAETRLTPDDEAYDIAKRGVSAFIEELLKPQNENEPVKKAMVDRMIAEIDAKLSRQMDEILHHPQFQALESSWRGLKLLVDRTNFRENIKLELLNASKQDLLDDFEDSPEIVQSGLYKHIYTAEYGQFGGQPVGALIANYFFDPSAPDVKTMQYVASVASMSHAPFIAAAGPKFFGLESFTGLPDLKDLKDHFEGPQFTKWQSFREQEDARYVGLTVPRFLLRNPYDPEDNPVKSFVYKENVAGSHEHYLWGNTAYAFASRLTDSFAKFRWCPNIIGPQSGGAVEDLPLHHFESMGEIETKIPTEVLVSDRREYELAEEGFIALTMRKGSDNAAFFSANSAQKPKFFGNSEEGKTAELNYKLGTQLPYLFIVNRLAHYLKVLQREQIGAWKERTDLELELNKWIRQFVADQENPSSEVRSRRPLRAAQVNVSDVEGEPGWYRVSLSVRPHFKYMGADFTLSLVGKLDKE; this comes from the coding sequence ATGACCACTAGCGCAGCCGCCGTCGAGCACGGCAACCACCTCGCCGAAGGCGGCATCCTCGACCGCATCATCGCCGAAACCCGCCTGACCCCGGACGACGAGGCCTACGACATCGCCAAGCGCGGCGTCTCGGCCTTCATCGAGGAACTGCTCAAGCCGCAGAACGAAAACGAGCCGGTGAAGAAGGCGATGGTCGACCGCATGATCGCGGAGATCGACGCCAAGCTCAGCCGGCAGATGGACGAGATCCTGCACCACCCGCAGTTCCAGGCCCTGGAGTCCTCCTGGCGCGGCCTGAAACTGCTGGTGGATCGCACCAACTTCCGCGAGAACATCAAGCTCGAGCTGCTCAACGCCTCCAAGCAGGACCTGCTCGATGACTTCGAGGACAGCCCGGAGATCGTCCAGTCCGGCCTGTACAAGCACATCTATACCGCCGAATACGGCCAGTTCGGCGGCCAGCCGGTCGGTGCGCTGATCGCCAACTACTTCTTCGACCCCAGCGCGCCCGATGTGAAGACCATGCAGTACGTCGCCAGCGTCGCCAGCATGTCCCACGCGCCCTTCATCGCCGCTGCCGGCCCGAAATTCTTCGGTCTGGAAAGCTTCACCGGTCTGCCGGACCTGAAGGATCTCAAGGATCACTTCGAGGGCCCGCAGTTCACCAAGTGGCAGAGCTTCCGCGAGCAGGAAGATGCCCGCTACGTCGGCCTGACCGTTCCGCGCTTCCTGCTGCGCAACCCCTACGATCCGGAAGACAACCCGGTGAAAAGCTTCGTCTACAAGGAAAACGTCGCCGGCAGCCACGAGCACTACCTGTGGGGCAACACCGCCTACGCCTTCGCCAGCCGTCTGACCGACAGCTTCGCCAAGTTCCGCTGGTGCCCGAACATCATCGGCCCGCAGAGCGGCGGCGCAGTGGAAGACCTGCCGCTGCACCATTTCGAAAGCATGGGCGAGATCGAAACCAAGATCCCGACCGAAGTGCTGGTTTCCGACCGCCGCGAGTACGAGCTGGCCGAGGAAGGCTTCATCGCCCTGACCATGCGCAAGGGTAGCGACAACGCCGCGTTCTTCTCCGCCAATTCGGCGCAGAAGCCGAAGTTCTTCGGCAACAGCGAGGAAGGCAAGACCGCCGAGCTGAACTACAAGCTCGGCACCCAGCTGCCCTACCTGTTCATCGTCAACCGCCTGGCGCACTACCTGAAGGTGCTGCAGCGCGAGCAGATCGGTGCCTGGAAGGAGCGCACCGACCTTGAACTGGAACTGAACAAGTGGATTCGCCAGTTCGTCGCCGATCAGGAGAACCCAAGCTCCGAAGTACGCAGCCGCCGTCCGCTGCGCGCCGCCCAGGTCAACGTCAGCGATGTCGAGGGCGAGCCGGGTTGGTACCGCGTCAGCCTCAGCGTGCGTCCGCACTTCAAATACATGGGCGCGGATTTCACCCTGTCGCTGGTCGGCAAGCTGGACAAGGAATAA
- the tssB gene encoding type VI secretion system contractile sheath small subunit: MAKEGSVAPKERINVTFKPATGNAQEEVELPLKLMVLGDFTQRADDRKIEDRKPIAIDKNSFDEVLAKQELNLTFGVPNRLQDEQTDDELAVQLRINSMKDFNPANLVEQVPELKKLMELRDALVALKGPLGNAPAFRKAIESVLADDDSRDRVLGELGLAAKEKLDA, encoded by the coding sequence ATGGCCAAAGAAGGCTCGGTTGCACCCAAGGAACGCATCAACGTCACGTTCAAGCCGGCCACCGGCAACGCTCAGGAAGAGGTCGAGCTGCCCCTCAAGCTGATGGTGCTGGGCGATTTCACCCAGCGCGCCGACGACCGCAAGATCGAAGACCGAAAGCCCATCGCCATCGACAAGAACAGCTTCGACGAGGTCCTGGCCAAGCAGGAGCTGAACCTGACCTTCGGCGTGCCGAACCGCCTGCAGGACGAGCAGACCGATGACGAACTGGCCGTGCAGCTGCGCATCAATTCGATGAAGGACTTCAACCCGGCCAATCTGGTCGAGCAGGTCCCGGAGCTGAAGAAACTGATGGAACTGCGTGACGCTCTGGTCGCCTTGAAAGGCCCGCTGGGCAATGCCCCGGCCTTCCGCAAGGCCATCGAAAGCGTACTCGCCGACGACGATTCGCGTGACCGCGTACTCGGCGAACTGGGCCTGGCGGCCAAAGAGAAGCTGGACGCCTGA
- the tssA gene encoding type VI secretion system protein TssA, producing the protein MHSSALSQHYLELARKPVNDSNFAGDDIRYSSEFESLEAELAKAGALHQTTGIDWQKVREGSEVLLASLSKDLRAAAWLTWSLFQRESFAGLQAGLSVLHYLCSHHWDELHPRKPRTRAAAINWLLPRLEQTFSEDVPVGEQLPLFRSLAEQLHALEQCLSDHLGEDAPLLLPLCRQLDGMVKRASSGQPQPGTVGAAIAQVKQVASQVFAPGSPIENDKEALKALRNLQEQARPLTAWWLKQRTSDLRPLRLARTLLWLSIDSLPEHNSEQITALRGVPADKLASYRERFAQGQYADLLVDLENSTARAPFWLDGQRLAWECLQELAAEQAMREVEIQLALFLQRLPRLEELRFHDGTPFADAETRAWISGQVMPHVQPATATRQEEPPVTGTAQPSWELALQEAVPLLRKEGLKPAVQQLKQGLARARGGRERFFWQLSLARLCYQAKKYELAKTQLEALDQQLEASGLGSWEPDLALEVLRLLHSCCELLPQNHAVRESKDEIYRRLCHLDLEVVLD; encoded by the coding sequence ATGCATTCCAGCGCACTTAGCCAGCATTATCTGGAACTCGCCAGAAAGCCGGTCAATGACAGCAATTTCGCCGGTGACGATATTCGTTACAGCAGCGAGTTCGAGTCGTTGGAAGCCGAACTGGCCAAGGCCGGAGCACTGCACCAGACCACCGGTATCGACTGGCAGAAGGTCCGCGAAGGCAGCGAAGTGCTGCTCGCTTCGCTGTCCAAGGACCTGCGTGCCGCAGCCTGGCTGACCTGGAGCCTGTTCCAGCGCGAGTCCTTCGCCGGGTTGCAGGCCGGCCTGAGCGTTCTGCACTACCTGTGCAGCCATCACTGGGACGAGCTGCACCCACGCAAGCCACGCACCCGCGCCGCCGCGATCAACTGGCTGCTGCCGCGCCTTGAACAGACCTTTTCCGAAGACGTGCCGGTCGGCGAACAGCTGCCGCTGTTTCGCAGCCTCGCCGAGCAACTGCATGCGCTGGAGCAATGCCTGTCCGACCATCTCGGCGAAGACGCACCGCTGCTGCTGCCGCTTTGCCGCCAGCTCGACGGCATGGTCAAGCGCGCCAGCTCGGGGCAACCGCAGCCCGGGACAGTCGGCGCAGCCATCGCCCAGGTGAAGCAGGTCGCCAGCCAGGTCTTCGCCCCCGGCTCACCGATCGAGAACGACAAGGAAGCGCTCAAGGCCCTGCGCAACCTGCAGGAGCAGGCGCGCCCATTGACCGCCTGGTGGCTCAAGCAACGCACCAGCGATCTGCGCCCCTTGCGCCTGGCGCGAACCCTGCTCTGGCTGAGCATCGACAGCCTGCCCGAGCACAACAGCGAGCAGATCACCGCGCTACGTGGCGTACCCGCCGACAAGCTGGCCAGCTACCGCGAACGCTTCGCTCAGGGGCAGTACGCCGACCTGCTGGTGGACCTGGAAAACAGCACCGCGCGCGCGCCGTTCTGGCTGGACGGTCAGCGCTTGGCCTGGGAGTGCCTGCAGGAGCTGGCAGCCGAACAGGCCATGCGCGAGGTGGAGATTCAGCTCGCGCTGTTCCTGCAGCGCCTGCCGCGCCTGGAGGAGCTGCGCTTTCACGACGGCACCCCGTTCGCCGACGCCGAAACCCGCGCCTGGATCAGCGGCCAGGTCATGCCCCATGTACAACCGGCCACGGCCACCAGACAGGAAGAACCGCCTGTCACCGGCACCGCACAACCGAGCTGGGAGCTCGCGCTGCAAGAAGCCGTTCCGCTGTTGCGCAAAGAAGGCCTCAAGCCTGCCGTGCAACAGCTCAAGCAGGGCCTGGCTCGCGCCCGTGGCGGCCGTGAGCGATTTTTTTGGCAACTGAGCCTCGCCCGCCTGTGCTACCAGGCCAAGAAATACGAACTGGCCAAAACCCAGCTCGAAGCACTCGACCAGCAGCTCGAGGCCAGCGGCCTGGGCAGCTGGGAACCCGATCTCGCCCTCGAGGTACTGCGCCTGCTGCACAGCTGTTGCGAGCTGCTGCCGCAGAACCACGCCGTGCGTGAAAGCAAGGATGAGATTTACCGCAGGCTGTGCCACCTCGATCTCGAAGTGGTGCTGGACTAA
- a CDS encoding D-hexose-6-phosphate mutarotase, with protein MPIDIQRIDMDQLVCWRIRRGDAELLVAEQGAQVLSYRQSDAAPLIWLSEQAEFKQGQSVRGGVPICWPWFGDLARNPPAVQATYQSEQPAPFHGLVRALPWQLAEQRCEGDVALLEFRCAQAQERLPGWPHAVELTLQIRLADRLRLTLTSHNRGDRPVAISQALHSYFAVSDIRQVEVEGLDGRPYVETLADWETRRQQGSLRFCGETDRIYLDLPASLSVIDHGWNRRILLSSSGSSSAVLWNPWIDKARRLSSFADDAWQRMLCIETANVLGDAFELQPGEQHAMSVEIHSHNDAL; from the coding sequence ATGCCCATCGACATCCAACGCATCGACATGGATCAACTGGTTTGCTGGCGCATCCGCCGCGGCGACGCCGAGCTGCTGGTCGCCGAGCAGGGCGCGCAGGTGCTCAGCTATCGCCAGAGCGACGCGGCGCCGCTGATCTGGCTCAGCGAACAGGCGGAGTTCAAGCAGGGCCAGTCGGTGCGCGGCGGCGTGCCGATCTGCTGGCCGTGGTTCGGCGATCTGGCGCGTAATCCGCCGGCGGTACAGGCGACTTACCAGAGCGAGCAGCCCGCCCCCTTCCACGGGCTGGTACGCGCGCTGCCGTGGCAACTGGCCGAGCAACGTTGCGAGGGCGATGTTGCGCTACTCGAGTTCCGTTGCGCGCAGGCGCAGGAGCGACTGCCGGGCTGGCCCCATGCCGTCGAGCTGACGCTGCAGATTCGCCTCGCCGATCGGTTGCGGCTGACGCTAACCAGCCACAACCGCGGCGACCGGCCGGTTGCCATCAGTCAGGCACTGCACAGCTACTTCGCCGTCAGCGACATCCGTCAGGTCGAGGTCGAAGGCCTCGACGGTCGGCCCTATGTGGAAACCCTGGCGGATTGGGAGACACGTCGGCAGCAGGGCAGCCTGCGCTTTTGCGGGGAAACCGACCGCATCTACCTCGACCTGCCGGCGAGCCTCAGCGTGATCGATCACGGCTGGAACCGCCGCATTCTGCTCAGCAGCAGCGGCTCATCGTCAGCGGTGCTGTGGAATCCGTGGATCGACAAGGCGCGGCGTCTGTCGAGCTTCGCCGATGACGCCTGGCAGCGCATGCTGTGCATCGAAACGGCGAACGTCCTCGGCGATGCGTTCGAACTGCAGCCTGGCGAACAGCATGCGATGTCGGTGGAAATCCATTCGCACAACGACGCGCTATAA